From the genome of Megachile rotundata isolate GNS110a chromosome 3, iyMegRotu1, whole genome shotgun sequence:
CAAAATTTCTATGATGGATATTATAGAATTCATATCTAGATACATTAGCTTTATTAGGACTTCTGTgctctcaattttttatttatccttTACACTTGGCCATATTTTCGATAGTAGTTACAAAACgcttatattaaaattgtatttttaatataaacaaaatttagtattttaactatatttttatttgtggaaagatataattatatagaatataattatttataaaattatgagaatatagtatttatttcaattttgaatataatgGGTATTTCAATTTGTAATACAGAATATGGCTACGTGCATTTTAATATTAGATACTGTAAGTTTTTGTGCATATCTTATTTATAGGTTACACAAAACTTACATATTTATATGAACATGCATTACATTATAATGCAGCTAAGGTGTTTAAGTAAATTCTTATGATATGTCCACAGAAAAAAAAACTGATACGATggggaaaaaaagagaaagaaaaaacctcatgtcaaaagaaaaaaaaaagattggACAATGATGGGCACAATTAATCATATTTGATTTAATAAATCTtcatatgaatattaaaaatgtagatcAGCGATAATTTGCTATTGCAGTTCAATTATGCTTTTTATCTCATTTATATTGCAATCTAAGGAATTCTATGGTATCAGCCTTTATTATTTTTCAGGAACTTATTATGAAAAATGCATTAAATGTCATTTCAGTCCCAAAAGAAATCTTTGTTACAATTATATCTATAATCATAAATGTGTTATGTATTCTGAAAAGCTGAGgtttatttcacttcaaaatAAATAGTCACTTTTTTTATACTCTACATGTATAATTGtaagatattatttttatatcctCCACAATATGATAACTTTCCTCTTTCTCATTGTTTCTCCAATTTGTAATACTTTAACACTACTAAATTGGTCAGAATAATAGTAAAGTTCTTTTTGAAATCAAATCACCTCTGTCTTAAAATTGACATTCATGTTTAAGAGTAATTTGTATATTCATgtactttattaaaatttgtaattattttttctactgttaaaaaaaataataaagatataaaaatattttaaattgcataaaaataatgattgttaataataatgatgatagCATTAAAATATATTAGGCTAATATCGAATTGTATAAAGAAGAACTTTGTAGTATACTTGATGTCACAGAAATATATTAATAGTTTAGGAAatgattttaagaaattataatatagcaataataattttagaaatatttttggtaTGGTATAAAGGCTGATACTGGtatgataaaaaaaaagtaaaagtgatgaattatgtaatttaaatgGTACTATTAAAATGTACTATTAATACCTGTAATATATATTTCTAATActtatttaacaataaaatttcttttgttatataaacataattaaatatgcATCTGAAATATCGAAAGTAAAGGGAAGAGTTGAACTGCAATGTAAATATCTAGAGTAATATCATATTACTATAATTTAAATAGTAACTTTTGTATGCATAGTAAGTGAAAGTTGCTAAAACTGTAAGTTCTTATAATTCTGTTATAGAATATGACGTATATTGATACTAATGTAAGcaactttcatttatttattactaacTATACATCCTCAATTTTATCTCAAACACATTGCTACTAATTTGTAAGACGCgtgtaaaatgtttttaaacCATTAATCCACTACTATGATGTTAGGAGGAGAGCCAAGTTTTCACATATTAATCGAGCTACATTTCGTAACGTTACTTCCATGTCGCTAAGTATTTTGCAGGTGCAGCGCAGCATCAGCATCAATTGAgtgataatcatacaaatttCACGAACAATTTTTACGTtccattaaaaagaaaaaaaaagagaaaaaataattaagatatAAGTGTAACATAAATGTAATATGATTGGGTGATCAATAAAGATTTTCTTGGCTTAAATTTTGTACACtattttcaagatttatttatatctgtgttaatattataaaaagcaTATAAAATTAAAGTCAAATTCAATAGATTAGTGATTTGCGTTTATTAACATCTAGCAGCGTTTAAATCGatactttatatatttaaaatcaaCAGTTAAGGTCATTGGAAAGATAAATTTTGTTTGTACAACTGGCAGTATTTTAATAATAGCTAtaatcatatttatttattagaaatttgtatCTTTTCATATGTCTAAGGGCATATAAATGCACAATTGATTTCTGAAGATGTTGCAATTAAATGGAAAGATGGTAAGTATTAACAAAAGAAATTGAAGACCtgaatttaaaatgttaaaagtgtaatataacaaaatatttagtaatacattttataacgcttatatataataataaaaaaagatattTCTTAAGAATATTGTACTTATGAGATTCTATTCTAATTACTATTTGTTCACAATGTCAGCACCAATAACATTTAGTTATATGGATTTTGAATAGTTCGACTAACACTGTTAGTACTGTTTCACGATCACGAAAAAATACATTATATGCTTAATTCTgagacaaataaaaattaattcttttaaaatttcgattaatcatacaaatatcacaataatataattattcagtTTATTAGACTGAAATCTTAAATATTAGTTACAGTTTTAACTTTATTATATTAATCGGCGTTGTGtacaacaaataattaaattaattctttatatattagcacttatttattacatttatcttTTATATCGATTTATCCATTTTAAAGCATactattattagacataataatgtaattaacaattaaaaaacatagtgacaataaaacatttaaaatttttctttttctaagctcaatgtatatttttaaatatttaattatacttttttTTACAATAATCAGGTTTTAAATGTAACTTATGCTATGTATTCAACATATGtacttttttaaccgacttcgaaaaaggaggaggttactcaattcgataagtatatatttttttttttttaatataaggcGATGCTGTCCTATAAAGtctatgcataatatgttttattaatatatagagCTATATTTCATAATTCAGGTCCTCAATTCAAGTCTACAGAgtttaatatcaatattatgGACTTGATGTTTCATGTTAGTCCTTTTTGATAATTATCCGTgttcatataataatttgaattatttggtCTAAAGAACAGGACATAAGATTGCATTGAAATAAACATTGACTAGTATACCAACTTCATGGTACGCAAATTTTGTTTTGGAAGGCAATAGTGATCGTTAAGAATTTAATTCAAGTGTTTTAAGAATTGAGCGACACAAACTTTGTAAATGCGGTTTTGCTGTTTGCTCTGTATGTGTACTTTCGAGGTATTTCAGTATCTCTACTCCTCCTTCTCTAATTAACATACTGCAATAACGTTTcgctacaaaaatataataattaatataattaaacgtatatgttaattatttgaaactatATTATCTGCAAAACAATTATTTGTCTACTTACGATTTTTTGTGCATACATTATGTATTGCCCAAACTGCCCAAAGTTGCACAGGATATGCGTCGGAACAACGTAAAAGTGGAAAGAATGGATGGAAACTTCTGTATGCAACCATTTCTCCTTGAGGTGTTTGCCAATGAGTTACAGTATAACCTAATTGCTCTAATAATCCATTTCTAGTTGGAACTGTAAACATTGAGGTCCATGCACGTGGACCATCACTAAGCAAATGTGCAGCAATACCTGCCGCAAAATAGGATACATCAATGTGTGCTGATGTTAGCAGCACAGAAAGCATAGAGATGAATTTAGGTTGCATTAGCCTTGGTCTTAAATGAACAACCTGTAatgagtaataaaatattatgtcaatAACAGTATTTATAATCATATTATCTTAACTGTTGGTTCTTTCAGCCATGTAATATACTACATGAATACATTAAATTACCTCTGCTATATTATTCAATAAACCAAGTACTTTAGTTTCAACACTAGActcgttttgaaaattttccagcATTTTAAGACATAATTCCATTCCACCTTCATCTAGAAAAACTTCGCATGTTGTAACACTTTCATCAGTTAAATTCCACAATGCACTTAATGTAAATTTCATTGTTATGTCTACTGATTTAGTTTCCATTTTAGATTTAACCATTTTGAGTAATTTAGACATGTACATTGGTTCAGCACCAAGCAAAGAGGTTTCTACTGTTGATATTTTTGCTGCTAGTAATGAGCAAATAGCGACAGACATACGATTCATTGAGGGATCATCAAAAGTTAATAAGGAATTTAATACTAATTTTGCACATCTGTGAAAATAAAAGGTAATTAAGCTGAAgagtattttatacatttaaattgTATCACAAGTAATTCACGTTTAAATTTTACTCTAAAATATTTACTGATATGAAAAGTTTTAATTACCTATATTTGTCAAAAGTAACCTCTTGCAGAATTCTGTCACTACATAATGTCAATAAAGTATTCATTTGAAGTCGATGGTTAGTTGGATAAGTTTCCATAGCTATCATTGTTAATTCAACAACTTGTTTAAGTATTGATGGATGAATCATAATAGCAAATTCACCTTTGGTGAGATTATAAAGGCATGCAGTACACGGCACCTGTACCCGAACTTCCTGTGGATATTCTCTCATTCcaggtaatattaattttataacatcgACTCGTGATTCAAGGAAGTTGTGTGTTAAacgaaacaaattaaataaacatttttcaagATAAAGTGGTCTGCATGTATACCTCCTAAGAGCTTCCAAAATTTGTGATTCTGTTGCTGTGCCACTGACCTAAGAAGAAAGATACTTGATATtcaaaactattttttttatataaatattaattttatattaacaatttaagaTGATAGAGATTATGCTTAAAACTTACAACAAGTTCGGGTCTATAATCTTCGTTTGCTGGATTTATTAAGCTGTCATCATAACAAGCATCTGTACTTACAAGTCCCAAAAACCTTAAATGTGGATGTGctttaataaattcttttaaatcTTTTGGCTCTATATCAGCTTTAcctataaaacattaaaaattatattatttattacttaaaaaaaaattaattagattATGAAATACTTACCAGATAAATCTAAGCTAATTAAATGTGGCATGCAATGTACAGCTTTTAAAAAGTCTGTTATTTTTGGTTTCGCAGGACCTAATACACAATTAAGAGCATGCATATCTTTTTCATctgaaatgtctaaatttcttaattcatttAACTCCAATAATactgaaattaaatttgcacTGTCGTTTATCTTCAAATTGTACATATTGAGGGTCTTCAGacggtttttacatttttttaacggTGTTATATCATCAACTTTTGTACATGAGATATTTAAACTTTCTAGAAGGGGAAGGTCCTCAACCACTATTTCCAAACCATGTTTATTAAACTCTGTTTCtgatacatttaatatttgtagTGCTCTCAATTTGCTTAATGTTACTACCACACAATACCTGTTATGaaacatgaaaaataaaaactgtaactgtgtaaacaaaacatttattttcaattttaattgtttatagtTAATAAATACCGTGAACAATCCATGAAACTTCCTTTTGCCACGCttaatgatctaagattttgtaTACTCCAGTCACCCAAACAATTTATCAAATCGTTAACAGTTATTTTTAATCCATTTACCACTAAATTTACTACTTTATGTTGCTTTAAAACTTTCAAGCCTTTTGCTGATAATGTAGATGCATCTTTTAACTGTACATGTCTAAAATATAAACcaaatatgcttaataatttaTACTCTTATTTTTTGATTAAATAGATAGAAACAATAAATAACTTGTAATTACCTTAATCTAGTGGACTTTGAATCAAAAAGTGTAATAGTTAAATCggataaaatttgattttcacAAAGATTGGACAATAATTGTTCTGAAATTTCAGCCGGTAAAAAAACATCGGGATATTTAAAACTAAGCCTTCTAGCTGAGCTCGACGATCCATCATTAGACGCCCTAGCTATTGTTTCACCCAAAATatctatattattactgttcaTTGAAAAATTAACTTGCTGATCTAAAAGTTATATGCTTTATAATCACAAATTATTATGCTAAAACAATTTTCTATTACTATCACAGAttagttaaataaatttgaaaacaagaaataatataatttaaaatatatgatacttagataaacatttattttattttaatacttacAACATACAAGGTTACTTACCACAAGTTGTTGGATTCAATGAACTTGGAGAATGTTCTCCTGCATCATCAACATGCACTTCGCACAAATCCAAtacattattacaaataaaatctATGCAAATTTTGAGAAGGCTTTTCGGAGACTcgcacattttatatatttatttacatacaaATGTCCTTCCAGTATTTCCTTTATTGCTCTTCAATCATTTGATTATTTCATATGGTTTAACATTTTACTTCTTCACATTTATTTCAATGAATCTTCTGCAACATATGCACatctatattttcaatatgTTATCTCCTTAACATTACACGTTTAACCCATAAAAATACGTCGCAAATTCGAGTGAattaatttacttaaaaatagTTGTCATTCGGAAAAGTGAAAACAAGTCACATGCAAGTCAAGTTTCTTATAACaacaaagtattaaaaataagttacagctgttttgttaaaaaaatgatttataattatatgtgGAATGGTACCTAAGGGAAATGTCAAAAAAGAACTATAcgcataattttatttgtagcaCGCAGATGACAGAATTTTAAATGACGATTACGTAATGACAAGTCCgtagaatgaaataaatatttgtgtcactATGCATCTAAGCACATTGCGTATAACACACATCAAAAGAAATTCGTGATATCATAATATTACTTGTTTGATATGACAAATTTTAGCACAcgaataacaatatttaaaaaagaagaagGTTCAAACTCTCGTATGGATTTTTTCGTACAAATACTGTTGAAACACAACTTCAGAAACAACCGCGGAAAATAGTAGTCTCTCACCTGTGGAGAGAACGCCATATTGACTTGTTAAATGTCAAAAcagattaaaaaatctaaataaGGTATAGTTATACATTGTTGAATACGTGAATGTGATTATtaaacacaatgatacaactAGAAATCAAAGATGTAAACCACAATCTATTtgtcgaaattaattttaaaaatcattttatgtGATATACGGGATGGTTTTGATTGCACATACCTTGATATTAtagtaaaaattaacatttctattgtccttaacaaataatttatcaaTTGAAGCGTGCATGAAACTTAAGACatactttaataattaaaaaaatattttattctgagAAACATAGTGAAGTAAATGTAAATTCTGCTTTTATAAGAGAATTTATCGGTTATTGACACATTATCAATATGGCGGTAAAGTGGAAAACGATGTGCTTTTTCAGTCTGCACTATGAGTTCATTCCTGTACTGTAAGAATTTTTTTCaggtaaaattataatatttttataaatactgtttgaaagtattttttttttgaatttaattacTATTTTACATTACAGAATTATAATAATGTTCCATCCTAAAATTAAAGGATTAAAGGATATCACACAAATTGATTTAAAACGTaaactttcaatttaaaaagttgaattATTGTCATCTTGATTATTGACCACtttttttacacatttttttatatatgtacaaaagttattaaaaatagaaattttttgttaattgtttttacaataaaactgtataatttataattgtttatgtaaatatatttctaattttttcttttcttttcaaggTTTGAGTCAGAATTAAGTTCCTTGTTCTAAGATCATGGattaaatttattgataaaCATTAAATACTTCGTAACATTATGTTATATGACATCTGACATTGATTATTCTTTTACTTGcacataaatttaatttcataaaagaatgcCAAGTTTACGTAAAAAAGTTGCTGGTTTCATGCGACAACTGTCTATTAGTAACTTGGCTGGAGCTGTAGAAAATATAGGTCAAGGAGAGCAAACATTACGTAGTCCTCGATCAATGACACAAGATTTTGCAAGTGGTTGCTTTATTACACGATATCTCGATGggtaacattttttataaatcagtgcttattaaataatattgcgTGAAAAACATTGTTACATGTTTTTAATGACTTTAGTCTAGAAACAAAACAAGAAGGACCTGCAATTTTGCATGGTAGAAATCCAGAAGAACTGCCTATTAGACAACTAGGAAATTTCCAGGAAGATAGAGATATATTGGCTGCCCATACCGGTCCAGATAATGGACTTACAACAGTTAATTCGCAACAAAGGCATTTAAGTATTAATGACATTGATATAGATTATATTGATATGTTAGATCAAAATGAACAGTACAGAAATAGTAAGTattttgaatataaattatattaaaaacagaaaatacaataagaattatttgTTCAGCATCTACCATAACAACTCCTACAATTGCTGGTGTTGTTGATTGGTTTAATCCCCATGAAATGGCATATGGAATTGCTACTACATTATATGAGAAAAATCCTACAAATAACATAAACAATGGAGAACCGATTGCAGATTGTTTTGGAATTGTAGCAAGATCAAATTCAGCTATTTTAGCACTTGCTGATGGTGTTAATTGgggtatgattatttttttcAGTAATATAAGCTTGAAATAAAcgtgtatgtataataaaatatatttactagGTACCAAAGCAAGTATTGCAGCTAGGTCTGCAGTACATGGAAGTATGGAGTATTTAAATAAAGCACTTTTTACTCCTTCCATTAACAATGAAATGACAACAACGAAAGATGTTTTTATATCATTACTTCGATCATTCCATGCTGCACATTCGTTAATTTTGCAAGAACAAGGAATGCTTACAACATTAACTGTTTGTGCAGTTCTTCCACTGCCAAACCCAAGTTCCAATACAGGACAACAAAAATATATGGCTTGTACTTGTAATGTTGGTGACAGTTTAGCTTATGTATATTCAAGGTAATATAGATAGGAACTTCAAAATTAGTATattattcaatataaaaataatatttatgtctACAGAAAAACAGGTGTCAGAGAAATAACAAGAGGATCCCATGACATTCATTGTATGCGTGATATGCGCGATGCTCTTGGAGCCTTAGGTCCAGTAGATGGTTCCAATCCcgaattaaacaatttaacgCTTGCAATGACAGAAGTTGAGAAAGGCGATATTGTATTTCTAACTAGTGATGGGATTTCGGATAATTTTGACCCTGTAGTTGGAAAATTTGCTATTTTACCATGTCACAATGCTGTACTTGATTCAAATGTAAAAGATCATACCGAGGGAAGATCAAAAACGCGTCGAAAATCTGCTGAAAATTTAAGACATACGGAATCTGggaatagtaataaaaataagtcTAATTTGCCCGTAGTGGAAGCGTATCAAAGGCACGAGCTTACGCTTCTTAGAATGGAAGATTTGTTACGAAGAGGTGTATCTGGAGAAGGTCCACCCTGTAACAGTGCCAAACATCTATGCGAACTCCTCTTGGATTTTGCAGTAAGTTGAATATTATATAATGCTATTGCATGCTATTCAAATTTGcagtaaatgaaattaaaattgattagaTAAGGCAGAGTGCTAATTTTAAATACTAACAGAAGCTTAATTGTTACATGTAACAAGGTGCGTATAACTGCCGCCAAAAGACGAATTTTGGAAGATACAGATTTATACTATGCACAAAATAAAGACGGACAATTAATTCAACTTTCCAAACAAGAACAAAGAAGTCGACGAATAAAAACTTTGGACAAGGTTTCCATGATTCCTGGAAAATTAGATCATGCAACAGTTGTAGCATATGTAGTCGGATCTGTTGATTCGGATTATAATTAACTGTGGTAATAAAGTTTAgtttttatttgtaacaaaaataataaattaggaTGATTTTTTATGGTGAGAGATTTCTCAacaaattaagttaaatttgcaacattaagttaaatttattacaaaattatgttgtttatactattttctttttttgttatttaaaataaaaaatatttctgcttTCTGTATATGTTAACATCTCTTTAATTATAAATCCAATTTATGAAATCGGTACATATAATGCGTATAGTTATTATATCTACATATATcgcatatattatataaataatccaAAAGTGCGTCAAATGCGTTAATGAAAAATTGcttttaaaagttttaaaatggataacaatttataatttaggtggctataaaataaattttaaatttgtttgtaattgaattatatgaaatattaatgtgtatttagataacaaatatttaacaaatatattttatttaaaaccttCCAAATTCTATGGTATTCAAAATCACCACTAGTTTCTATTCACCGATTGGTTATAAATAAAGCATTGACCAATCAAGATAAAGATTTCGCTAAATGATCGTTGTAAAAAGTTACAGTACCATAACCGAGGTGTCGCCAATGGTAAAAGCTTTGGGATTTTATAGACTTGTGCTAATGGCAGCCTTGACAAATACATAATGGCCGTTGCCACCGAACAGTGTAACGCGTACATGGAACTGTCGTGTGCCAGggaagtttattattttaagtaGAATTTTTCCTCTCGCGTAGTTTACGCATGTCGTTTTCGTTCGCAGAGGGACATGACATTGTGTTCAGAACTGAAATCACGTTGAAAGAAGTGCGAAAAAACGAAAATTCGCGAGAAGAAAACACGGGTGGCAAAACCGCGTTCGCGGAGGTAATATTGACAATTTTTCATCGCGACGCTACTCGCATTTTTCCGCGTCAATATGAAATACACACATCCAGGATACCTCCTTTGAGTTTCTTGACTAGTCAAACGAAAAAATTTTTCACAGATGGTtgctttttcttttgtttacgCCTTGTCAGTTGGGCTTTTGTTGTGTGCATCCGCGCGCCGCTGGTACCCAATAAGTGAGAGTGAGATATACGCGATTCTTGTATGCGTGTAAGTGGCTTGTGTGGCACGTATGCTTGCACACAGGCGCGCAActtataacctcaaaatatgCTTCCAGCTGtcgaatttttatacaaaacccTTTTCCCGCTTTAGAATAGTTAATTACACTTATAAGTGTCATTGTACCATAAAAACATGACGATTGCTATCATACTACATACAACAAAACTTCATAGCAATAGTGTGTATATTATTTTGAGTGAAAGTTCTGATGAATTCAAACTTTACCAGTATAACACAAATTTAGAAGAAGCATAGTTGTATTgatgaaattatcaaatgtatTAGTCTTTTTTGTAAGTTTATAATGTCTAATTGAATATTGTTTGTATGTTGCAGGATACAACTGAACTACAAGATATGTGAAACCATAAGTGTTGTGTATGTGACATCAAAGCAAATTGAAACTTAAAGCAGCTCTAAATCATGTATACAGTGCGAATGTAAAATGTCCTGATATTagtgttttaaataattataaatttcaaatatgtacCAGTATTGCTTGGAATTGGGATAATACAATGTAACTTGATATTTATGGAGTGATATTTGGAAGTGTTTTATATGCATCGTTTTTAATGTAGTGTCATGGAAAAATGTAGTTCAATTGTGTTTATACATGGATGTAATCTTGTTACAAATGTTCTTAAAGGATAAGTCAAAATACTTTCAAAATGCTAGTGTGCAGTTATTCTTTAATGGATAATGTAGTTCATAAAAGAACTACCTACTGTGTACAAGAAATTAATATCCAAGCGTGGTTATCATTGAAGTATGATATTAACCAGAAACATCAACAAACTCTGTAAGCATACATATTtggggaaaattgaaaagtgttaCCTAAATAAAGGGTAAAATACGAAGTTACATGCATGACAGGAATAGGAGACGTAGGTCGCAGACGCGTTGAGTGGCGCCGTAGCGCAAATACAAACTTCTTCtgtcattaaataataatttatcagtggtaaataatattcttttttgTATAACAATAAcacttacaaaattatattttgaataacattgTTCTTACATGTATTCTTAGATTGAAGTTTTTTGGATTATCGTATAactttgaatttatttgaacTTATCCAGCTATTGATTTcacttaaattaataattttcactgtgTGTTGCAAATATATAGGAGTATATAAAAGCAAGCACAGATAAGCTGAAAAGGTGGCTAGACGCTGCCCAGAGTAAAGAGGGGCTGCGTGGGCATGCAGCAGCCTCAGTCACGCCCTCTTCTCGGGGACTCAGTATCCTCTACAACTTCCCCGACTGCTCGGCGTAGCAATCCTGTTGCTGTATTGACACATCAACAAGTATCATCTTTTTAGCAAACATTATATAAAAGAATcattttatacataatattatacttaatgaattattttgttttctaGTTACAACAATTACAGCAACTACAGGCTCAAAATTCGAGTGGTCAATCGTTGACATTTGCTTTACAACAGGCATCAAATAATGTaagtaattttaacaaaaatattattactgacGTATAAATGATTTGTTTGAAATTACATTGAAGTGGAAAGAAAATTAGTAATGTTtgtttttgttataaaaattttcagCCACAAGACCAAGGAAATGGGTCAACAACTGGAAATCACATAGTATATGTTAACCAGTTAAACCATTTAAATCAGGGTACCATAAATCCCTCGGGGACTGGTATGGGCCTACCCCCGGCCACCCCCACTTTTGGGGTGGGCCTTAATATGGGATTGCCACTATCACTTCTAAATACCAGCCTTACATCCCTCACATCTAATGTTATCACTACGTCAAATCCTTTGCTTAATTTGGGCCTGCCAAGTATAAATACAGGACTAACTCCGATAAATCCTAGCCTCAATCACTTGAATGCTATAAACTCTAATTTAACCTCGAATATTGGTTCAAACAGTATTAATAATGGTTTATCTGGTTTGGGACAGGATTTAAACAGTATAAATACTGGAATAAATAGACTCAATACATTAAATTCAACAAATATAAGTTCCGGATTGTCCAGTGTGAATACTGGAATTAGTAATGTAAATCCGAATTTGACAAGTTTGAATTCAAACATAAACCAGAATCTTACCAGTTTGAGCACAAACTTTACCTCTCCAAATTCTGGTGTATCTGGTTTAACTGCTATAAATCCAACTATAAACGCAAATTTAACTACTACCAGTATAAATTCTGGTATAAATCAAGGTCTCAATCGACCTGTTAATGCTTTAACGACTGGATTGACTCAAACTAGTCTTAATTCCAGCAGTACACAATTTCCATTCCAAGCTATACAAAGTATACAAAGCATTGCACCACATATTGTTGGGTCAAATATTGCACATGTACCAAGTTCTGCTATATCGCAGCACCCAAATTCAAACGTTTCTACTATTTCACAAATATCAAATACTGGTACTCTGACAAGTTCTAGTATATTCACGAGTACGGCAAGTGATTCAAACCATTCAACCACAGCAAATGTGAATCACGCTTCAAACGTGAATCTTACTACAAATATTTCACATCTTGGTACAATGCACTCTAATTTATCTAATGTGTCAACATCTAATGTGCAGCATATATCTGCATCAAACGAACCAAACATGCCACTGAAT
Proteins encoded in this window:
- the LOC100883996 gene encoding PP2C-like domain-containing protein CG9801 — its product is MPSLRKKVAGFMRQLSISNLAGAVENIGQGEQTLRSPRSMTQDFASGCFITRYLDGLETKQEGPAILHGRNPEELPIRQLGNFQEDRDILAAHTGPDNGLTTVNSQQRHLSINDIDIDYIDMLDQNEQYRNTSTITTPTIAGVVDWFNPHEMAYGIATTLYEKNPTNNINNGEPIADCFGIVARSNSAILALADGVNWGTKASIAARSAVHGSMEYLNKALFTPSINNEMTTTKDVFISLLRSFHAAHSLILQEQGMLTTLTVCAVLPLPNPSSNTGQQKYMACTCNVGDSLAYVYSRKTGVREITRGSHDIHCMRDMRDALGALGPVDGSNPELNNLTLAMTEVEKGDIVFLTSDGISDNFDPVVGKFAILPCHNAVLDSNVKDHTEGRSKTRRKSAENLRHTESGNSNKNKSNLPVVEAYQRHELTLLRMEDLLRRGVSGEGPPCNSAKHLCELLLDFAVRITAAKRRILEDTDLYYAQNKDGQLIQLSKQEQRSRRIKTLDKVSMIPGKLDHATVVAYVVGSVDSDYN